GGCCTGCCAGCACCGCCGCCAGCCGCTCGGCCAGGGCCCGGTGATCGAAGAAGTCCACCAGCAGTCCGTTGCGGCCGTCCTCGATCACGTCCTGCACCGGGGCCGTGGCCGAGCCGATCACCAGGGCCCCGCAGCTCATCGCCTCCAGCAGGCTCCAGCTGAGCACGAAGGGAACAGTGAGGTAAACGTGGCAGGCCGTGACCCGGAACAGCTCATGCAGCACCGGGTGGGGCACGCGGCCGACGAAGTGGACGCGGCGCCGGTCGAGGCTGTCGCCCAGCTCCTGCAGCATCGCCTCCTTCCAGCTGCCGCCGCCGGGGGGCGCAGCGCCGTAGCTCACCCCATCACCGCCCACGATCACCACCTGGGCCCTGGGCCGCAGCCGCTGCAGCAGGGGAAGCATGCGCATGAAGGTGTGGAAGCCCCGGTAGGGCTCCAGGTTCCTGGCCACGAAACTCACCACTTCGTCCCCGGGGGCGAAGCTCAGGCCGGCGCGCTGCAACTGCAGGCGGGCGGGACCCTGCGGCGCGATCGCCGCGGTGTCGATGCCCTCGTGGATCACGCTCAGCCTGTGGCGGAAGGGGGCCGGCACGGTGCTGGCCTGCCATGGGGTCGGGGCGAGCCCCCAGTCCAGGTCCTGAAGGGCCAGCAGCTGGGGGGCCCGCCGCAGGCGCAGCCGGGCCCGGGTGCGCCAGCCGGCGTCGGTGAACTCCGGGTCGAATCCCACATCACCCCCCTGCAGCGGATAGATGAACTCCACCTGGTGCAGGACCGGGACATCCGGCAGCAGGTCCTTCACCACGAGCAGTTCCCCCCAGCCCGGATGGCCCACCACCAGATCGGGCCGCAGGCCGTCGCTCAGCAGCGATTCCAGGCAACGGGCCACCGCCTCGGCCCGCAGGATCTTGGTCTGGAAGTCGGCCGCCCAGGGGTGGCAGGGCGGCACCCCCCCGGGCGGCAGGGGGTCGTAGCGGTGCAGCGGGATGGCGGGCAGGGGCTGGCTGGTGGGACCGCCGATGGCCACCACCCTGTCGCCGCGGGCCTGCAGGGCCGGCGCCAGGTGCCGGTACTGGCCGGGAAAGTTCTGGTGAACAAAGAGAACCGTGCGGGTCATGGCGGCACCGGCTCCGTCCGACCACCCACCTGCCAGAGCCGGCCGCGCTGGTTGATCAGCAGCACCGAGAGCAGGGCCAGCCCCGCCCCCAGCCACTGCAGCGGACCGAGCCGCTCGTCCAGCAGCAGCACACCGCAGAGGACCGCGAACACCGGCGTCAGGAAGGTGAGGGCGGTGAAGCCGGTGAGGTCGCCGCTTCTGGCGAACCAGAAGAAGAGGCCATAGGCCAGGGCACTGCCCAGCAGGGCCGCATAGGCCATCAGGCCCCACTCCAGCGGGCTCCAGTGGGGCCAGAAGCTCACCGACTCCGGGCGGAGCAGCGCTTCGCCGCCGGCCACCAGCACCAGGGGCAGGCCGCCCAGCAGCATGTGCCAGCCGGTGACGGCGACCGGATCACTGCGGCGGGTGGCGTAGCGGCAGAGGACCGTGCCCACCGCCATCGCCGCCGCCGCCCCCAGCATCCAGGCCTCGCCATGGCTCCAGGCCTGCCCCTGCAGGGCCGGCGGCCCCTGCAGCCACCAGTGGCGCAGCACCTCCCCGGGCAGTCCCAGGCAGAGGATGCCCAGCAGGCCGATCAGCAGGCCCAGCCAGCCCACCGGGTTGATCGCCTCGCCGAACAGGGTGCGGGCCAGCAGGGCCACCAGCAGGGGCTGGGAATCGATCAGCACCGAACCCAGGCCCGCCCCGGTCTCGCCCAGCCCCCGGGCCAGGAGCCCCTGGAACAGGCTGCCGTCGACGGCGGCGAACAGCAGCAGCCAGGGCCAATCCACGGGGTCGACCCGCCAGGAGCGCCCAAGCAGGCGGGCCGCCAGCAGCAGCACCACGCCGGCGGGCAGCAGCCGCAGGCTGGCCAGCATGGCTGGTGAGGCCCCCAGCAGCAGCGGCTTCATCGCCGCCATCGCCGTGCCCCAGAGGGCGAAGGGCAGGAGCATCAACACCCAGCGCAGGGTCCGGGGCATGGGGCGTGCGATCTGGGGCGGCGGTGGAGGAACGGAGCGCGGCGGGCAGGCCCCTCAGGGCCTTCTTTTTAAGATCCAGCGACCGCGCATCTCCACAATGCCCTGGCCCTGGTGCCGCAAGTCCCGACGAACCCTGGCGCGCATCGCCATCGAGGGGCCGATCGCCGGGGGCACCCGCGTCCGGGTGCTGAAAGCCATCGAGCAGGTGCAGCAGCGGGAGTGCCCCGCCCTGCTGCTGCGCATCGACAGTCCCGGCGGCACCGTCGGCGACAGCCAGGAGATCCATGCGGCCCTGATGCGTCTGCGGGAGAAGGGCTGCCGCGTGGTGGCCAGCTTCGGCAACATCTCCGCCTCCGGCGGCGTCTACGTGGGGGTGGCGGCTGAGAAGATCGTCGCCAATCCCGGCACCATCACCGGCTCCATCGGCGTGATCCTGCGCGGCAATGATCTCTCGCGGCTGCTGAAGCGGATCGGCATCCGCTTTGAAACCGTCAAGAGCGGCCTCTACAAGGACATCCTGTCCCCCGACCGCGCCCTCTCCGAAGCGGAACGGCAGCTGCTGCAGGAGCTGATCGACGCCAGCTACGGCCAGTTCGTCGCGGCGGTCGCCGCGGGCCGGGGCCTCGAGCCGGACGTGGTGCGCACCTTCGCCGACGGGCGGGTGTTCAGCGGCGCCCAGGCCCTGGAACACGGCCTGGTGGATGTGCTGGGGGACGAGGAGAGCGCCCGCCGCCTGGCGGCGGAGCTGGCCGGGCTGGATCCGGAGAAGACCCGCACGGTCAGCTTCGGCAAACCGCCCCGGAGACTGCTGGGGCTGCTGCCGGGCAGCACACTGCTGCAGCAGCTCTCCCACTCCCTGAGCCTGGAGCTGGCCTGGAGCGGCCAGCCCCTCTGGCTCCATCGCCCCTGACGTCATGAAGCCTGGTCTTGAGCTGAGGGCCCTGCGGGGAGCCACCACCGCCAGCGCCAACACCGGCGAAGCGATCGCGGAAGCCGTGGCGGAACTGATCGAGGAGCTGCTGCAGCGCAACGACCTGGCGGGGGACCGGGTGCTCTCGGTCACCTTCTCCGTGACGGCCGATCTGGACGCCTGCTTCCCTGCCGCCATCGCCCGCCGCCGGGCCGACTGGGGCCGGGTCGCCCTGCTGGATTGCCAGCAGATGGCAGTGGCCGGGGACCTGC
This genomic stretch from Cyanobium gracile PCC 6307 harbors:
- the aroH gene encoding chorismate mutase, translating into MKPGLELRALRGATTASANTGEAIAEAVAELIEELLQRNDLAGDRVLSVTFSVTADLDACFPAAIARRRADWGRVALLDCQQMAVAGDLPRCIRLLAHAWLETGREVVHPYLREAARLRPDRADAGQPSAPASSPADH
- a CDS encoding DMT family transporter, producing the protein MPRTLRWVLMLLPFALWGTAMAAMKPLLLGASPAMLASLRLLPAGVVLLLAARLLGRSWRVDPVDWPWLLLFAAVDGSLFQGLLARGLGETGAGLGSVLIDSQPLLVALLARTLFGEAINPVGWLGLLIGLLGILCLGLPGEVLRHWWLQGPPALQGQAWSHGEAWMLGAAAAMAVGTVLCRYATRRSDPVAVTGWHMLLGGLPLVLVAGGEALLRPESVSFWPHWSPLEWGLMAYAALLGSALAYGLFFWFARSGDLTGFTALTFLTPVFAVLCGVLLLDERLGPLQWLGAGLALLSVLLINQRGRLWQVGGRTEPVPP
- a CDS encoding glycosyltransferase translates to MTRTVLFVHQNFPGQYRHLAPALQARGDRVVAIGGPTSQPLPAIPLHRYDPLPPGGVPPCHPWAADFQTKILRAEAVARCLESLLSDGLRPDLVVGHPGWGELLVVKDLLPDVPVLHQVEFIYPLQGGDVGFDPEFTDAGWRTRARLRLRRAPQLLALQDLDWGLAPTPWQASTVPAPFRHRLSVIHEGIDTAAIAPQGPARLQLQRAGLSFAPGDEVVSFVARNLEPYRGFHTFMRMLPLLQRLRPRAQVVIVGGDGVSYGAAPPGGGSWKEAMLQELGDSLDRRRVHFVGRVPHPVLHELFRVTACHVYLTVPFVLSWSLLEAMSCGALVIGSATAPVQDVIEDGRNGLLVDFFDHRALAERLAAVLAGPEGHAGLRREARRTVVERFDLTRVCLPRQLELVDRLMVGSATQEGTAGER
- the sppA gene encoding signal peptide peptidase SppA, whose protein sequence is MPWPWCRKSRRTLARIAIEGPIAGGTRVRVLKAIEQVQQRECPALLLRIDSPGGTVGDSQEIHAALMRLREKGCRVVASFGNISASGGVYVGVAAEKIVANPGTITGSIGVILRGNDLSRLLKRIGIRFETVKSGLYKDILSPDRALSEAERQLLQELIDASYGQFVAAVAAGRGLEPDVVRTFADGRVFSGAQALEHGLVDVLGDEESARRLAAELAGLDPEKTRTVSFGKPPRRLLGLLPGSTLLQQLSHSLSLELAWSGQPLWLHRP